Proteins encoded within one genomic window of Candidatus Eisenbacteria bacterium:
- a CDS encoding thymidine phosphorylase, giving the protein MDARAFIREKRDHRAHQPEALRAFVAACVAGEVADYQLSAWLMAAFLNGLDERETQALTEALVASGRRFDWSALGKPSADKHSTGGVGDKVSLVLAPLVAACGVLVPMVAGRGLGHTGGTIDKLEAIPGFRSRLSPQEMERQLDKIGVVIVGQGPELAPGDGLFYAMRDVTSTVEFQPFITSSIVSKKVAEGAQALVYDVKCGNGAFMRNLDDARRLAERLVQSTRSMGLASSALLTDMNQPLGIAVGNALEVREAVELLQGKGPAEVRDLTLDLGARMLLACRAESALHAARARLTNALDSGAAWKTFVAMVEAQDGDARSFERKDGLPQAPWTGDVPAPRSGVISSIDTYGLGELAVSIGAGRRSKEQEIDPSVGYLFLVHVGDEIQAGAPLAVLHLAREDRDVAARLAACVHIDERPASPLPRVLDVID; this is encoded by the coding sequence GTGGACGCACGGGCCTTCATCCGAGAGAAGCGTGACCACCGTGCGCATCAGCCGGAGGCGTTGCGCGCCTTCGTCGCCGCGTGTGTCGCGGGGGAGGTGGCCGACTACCAGCTCTCGGCCTGGCTCATGGCGGCTTTCCTCAACGGGCTCGATGAGCGCGAGACTCAGGCCCTGACCGAGGCGCTCGTCGCTTCTGGACGACGTTTCGATTGGAGCGCGCTGGGGAAACCTTCGGCCGACAAGCACTCGACCGGCGGCGTTGGCGACAAGGTGTCGCTGGTGCTGGCTCCCTTGGTGGCCGCATGTGGCGTGCTCGTTCCGATGGTGGCGGGGCGTGGACTCGGGCACACCGGCGGAACGATCGACAAGCTCGAGGCCATCCCAGGCTTTCGCAGCCGGCTCTCGCCGCAGGAGATGGAACGGCAGCTCGACAAGATCGGCGTGGTGATCGTCGGCCAGGGGCCCGAGCTGGCTCCCGGCGATGGTCTCTTCTATGCCATGCGCGACGTGACGAGCACCGTGGAGTTCCAGCCTTTCATCACTTCGAGCATCGTGAGCAAGAAAGTGGCGGAAGGAGCACAGGCTCTCGTCTACGACGTGAAGTGCGGCAACGGAGCCTTCATGCGGAACCTCGACGATGCGCGGCGCCTGGCCGAACGTCTGGTCCAATCCACCCGTTCGATGGGCCTGGCATCTTCCGCGCTGCTCACCGACATGAATCAGCCTCTTGGAATCGCCGTCGGCAACGCGCTCGAAGTGCGCGAGGCCGTCGAGCTGCTCCAGGGGAAAGGCCCTGCGGAAGTACGCGACCTCACGCTGGATCTGGGCGCGCGCATGCTGCTGGCCTGCCGGGCCGAGTCCGCGCTGCACGCCGCCCGCGCGCGTCTGACGAACGCGCTCGACTCGGGAGCGGCCTGGAAGACGTTCGTGGCGATGGTGGAAGCGCAAGACGGGGACGCGCGCTCATTCGAGCGCAAGGACGGGCTTCCGCAAGCGCCGTGGACTGGAGACGTGCCGGCGCCGCGGAGCGGCGTGATCTCGAGCATCGACACCTACGGACTGGGGGAGCTGGCGGTTTCGATCGGCGCTGGACGACGCTCCAAGGAGCAGGAGATCGATCCGAGCGTCGGCTATCTCTTCCTCGTCCACGTCGGGGATGAGATCCAGGCGGGGGCCCCGCTCGCGGTCCTGCATCTCGCACGAGAGGACCGTGACGTGGCGGCGCGGCTGGCGGCGTGCGTCCACATCGACGAGCGTCCAGCCTCTCCGCTGCCTCGCGTGCTGGACGTGATCGACTGA
- the mazG gene encoding nucleoside triphosphate pyrophosphohydrolase, with protein sequence MDEAREQKAFADLIAVCRRLRAPDGCPWDREQTLESMTPYLLEEAAESGQAIADGDRDDIAEELGDHVFLGIFCLELLRERAGIGIAESLERAADKLIRRHPHVYGDARVDDGDAAYHQWQQIKQREQGSGSLLGNQPPGLAALVAAYRTQEKAGAVGFDWPEISGPKAKVQEEMFEVERAMSSQDSAATAREIGDLLFAVVNLSRHLGVDPERELRAATRRFRDRFHHIERRLAEQGRSFKGTSLTELDELWEEAKTRSPGDTS encoded by the coding sequence ATGGATGAAGCACGCGAGCAGAAAGCCTTCGCCGATCTCATTGCTGTTTGCCGGCGTCTGCGCGCACCCGACGGCTGTCCCTGGGATCGCGAGCAGACCCTCGAGAGCATGACGCCGTACTTGCTCGAAGAGGCCGCCGAATCCGGCCAGGCCATCGCGGACGGCGACCGTGACGACATCGCCGAAGAGCTCGGAGATCACGTCTTCCTCGGCATCTTCTGTCTCGAACTCCTGCGCGAGCGCGCCGGCATCGGCATTGCCGAATCCCTCGAGCGGGCCGCGGACAAGCTGATCCGCCGCCACCCTCACGTCTATGGTGACGCGCGTGTGGACGACGGTGACGCGGCCTACCATCAGTGGCAGCAGATCAAGCAGCGCGAGCAGGGTTCGGGCTCGCTCCTCGGCAACCAGCCACCCGGCCTGGCGGCGCTGGTGGCGGCGTATCGCACGCAGGAAAAGGCCGGCGCCGTCGGGTTCGACTGGCCCGAGATATCGGGCCCCAAAGCCAAGGTCCAGGAGGAAATGTTCGAGGTGGAGCGCGCCATGAGCAGCCAGGATTCGGCGGCCACCGCGCGCGAGATCGGCGATCTGCTGTTCGCGGTCGTCAATCTGTCGCGTCACCTGGGCGTCGACCCGGAGCGTGAGCTGCGAGCCGCCACGCGGCGCTTCCGCGATCGTTTTCACCACATCGAGCGCCGGCTCGCAGAGCAGGGGCGTTCCTTCAAGGGCACCTCGCTCACGGAGCTCGACGAGCTGTGGGAAGAAGCCAAGACACGCTCTCCCGGGGATACCTCATGA
- a CDS encoding cytidine deaminase: MKSDAGRLMAEADRARRRAHAPYSGFAVGAALLAEDGRVFVGVNVENASYGLTVCAERVALWKAVSEGARTFTALAVAGPPRRSASPCGACRQTLAEFAPELRVIWRDAAGRRTSRSLGQLLPHAFRLPKSRAR; this comes from the coding sequence ATGAAGTCCGACGCCGGCCGCCTGATGGCCGAAGCCGACCGCGCCCGGCGTCGCGCCCATGCGCCGTATTCGGGCTTTGCCGTGGGCGCTGCGTTGCTGGCGGAGGATGGCCGGGTCTTCGTCGGCGTCAACGTCGAGAACGCCTCGTACGGACTCACGGTGTGCGCCGAGCGCGTGGCGCTGTGGAAGGCTGTCAGCGAAGGCGCCCGAACGTTCACCGCCCTCGCCGTGGCAGGCCCGCCGCGCCGATCGGCGTCGCCATGCGGCGCTTGCCGCCAGACGCTCGCCGAATTCGCTCCGGAGCTCAGGGTCATCTGGCGAGATGCGGCGGGCCGGCGCACGAGCCGTTCGCTGGGTCAGCTCCTTCCTCACGCCTTTCGGCTCCCCAAGTCTCGAGCGCGGTGA
- the alr gene encoding alanine racemase: MGTISRRAVDLRGGSAVPMPVSTWVEVDLDRFALNLRSVRERIGEGRGILLVVKADAYGHGAVEIAAAAESEGVALLGVATLHEGIQLRQAGVSLPIVVLSPLLSTEIDEAVAHELDPTVHDLEFAAALSRASQEASRPLRCHVEVDTGMGRTGVREEDAEPFLQRLVAMPGLRLASLFTHFPDADGEDLGFSQGQIDRFQRLIARLAEHGIRPPRIHAANSAGVVNLPTSRFDWVRIGLIAYGQRPPRCDIAIELKPVMAFKSRLVQIRELPAGASISYGRSFTTRRPTRTGVVAVGYGHGYSWLLSNRGHMLVGERRVAILGRVTMDLTMVDLTDAEGAKVGDEVVLFGEQGRQTLSLDEVAKGSETLPYEIMCTIGKRVTRIYVRDGRPVKLMSLVGESEEWTRRAAEHFRLRAEAVIAARHG, from the coding sequence GTGGGAACGATCTCGCGCCGCGCCGTCGATCTTCGCGGAGGAAGCGCCGTGCCGATGCCGGTCTCGACCTGGGTCGAGGTGGACCTCGACCGCTTCGCGCTCAACCTGCGCTCCGTCCGCGAGAGGATCGGCGAGGGCCGTGGCATCCTGCTGGTCGTGAAGGCCGATGCTTACGGCCACGGAGCCGTCGAGATCGCGGCGGCCGCCGAGAGCGAAGGGGTGGCGCTGCTGGGCGTCGCCACGCTCCACGAAGGGATTCAGCTGCGACAGGCGGGCGTGAGTCTTCCGATCGTCGTGCTCTCGCCTCTGCTCTCGACCGAGATCGACGAAGCCGTCGCTCACGAGCTCGACCCCACCGTGCACGATCTCGAGTTCGCCGCGGCGCTTTCGCGAGCGTCGCAGGAAGCCTCGCGTCCGCTGCGGTGCCACGTCGAGGTGGACACCGGAATGGGCAGGACCGGCGTGAGGGAAGAGGATGCCGAGCCGTTTCTGCAGCGTCTCGTCGCGATGCCGGGGCTTCGGCTCGCCAGCCTCTTCACCCACTTCCCGGATGCCGACGGCGAGGATCTCGGATTCTCGCAGGGGCAAATCGATCGCTTTCAGCGCCTGATCGCGCGCTTGGCCGAGCACGGGATACGACCTCCGCGAATCCACGCGGCGAACAGCGCGGGCGTCGTGAACCTGCCGACTTCCCGCTTCGACTGGGTGCGGATCGGGTTGATCGCGTACGGGCAGAGGCCTCCTCGTTGCGACATCGCGATCGAGCTCAAGCCGGTCATGGCCTTCAAGAGCCGCCTGGTCCAGATCCGGGAGCTGCCGGCAGGAGCCAGCATCAGCTATGGGCGATCCTTCACGACCCGTCGCCCCACGCGCACCGGGGTGGTGGCCGTGGGTTACGGGCACGGATACTCATGGCTGCTCTCCAATCGCGGTCACATGCTGGTGGGCGAGCGCCGCGTCGCCATTCTCGGTCGAGTGACCATGGATCTGACGATGGTCGATCTCACCGACGCCGAGGGTGCGAAGGTCGGAGACGAAGTCGTGCTCTTCGGGGAACAAGGTCGCCAGACGCTTTCGCTCGACGAGGTGGCGAAGGGAAGCGAGACGCTCCCGTACGAGATCATGTGCACGATTGGAAAACGCGTGACCCGCATCTACGTTCGTGATGGACGACCGGTCAAGCTGATGTCGCTGGTCGGAGAGAGCGAGGAATGGACCCGAAGAGCCGCCGAGCACTTCCGCCTGCGCGCCGAAGCCGTGATCGCCGCTCGTCACGGATGA
- a CDS encoding class I SAM-dependent rRNA methyltransferase, which produces MAPLPRLALKKNQDRRVRGGHPWIFSNEVAGVEGAEDGGLVEVYDSRGAFLGRAYYNRRSLICARLLTRGRDEIDLDFFVKRLERALQYRRAVVPDAEALRLVHSESDQLPGLVIDRYGEWLAVQVLTLGMEARSDLVRQAIERVLSPRGVVRIADSPLRKLEGLPLERGLWWGDVPEHAEISLGGFRVEVDLLHGQKTGLFLDQRENRRLAESHAAGRRVLDLFCYQGEWALHAARGGAEEVLAVDSSAPALAAARRNAERNQLADRVSFVEGDVFDTVRSLERQGERFGLVILDPPALIKSRSHIAAGARAYRELNRAAMAMLNEGDVLITCSCSHQLEDPLFEQVLREAARAARRPFRVLDWRGEALDHPRLLAVAETHYLKCAVLQAV; this is translated from the coding sequence ATGGCGCCGCTCCCGCGCCTGGCGCTCAAGAAGAACCAGGATCGTCGCGTGCGCGGCGGCCACCCTTGGATCTTCAGCAACGAGGTGGCCGGCGTCGAGGGCGCCGAGGACGGCGGCCTGGTCGAGGTGTACGACTCCCGCGGGGCGTTCCTCGGGCGTGCGTACTACAACCGCCGAAGCCTCATCTGCGCGCGCCTGCTCACTCGCGGTCGTGACGAGATCGACCTCGATTTCTTCGTGAAGCGGCTGGAGCGTGCGCTCCAGTACCGACGCGCCGTCGTTCCCGACGCCGAGGCGCTGCGCCTTGTGCACAGCGAATCCGATCAGCTCCCCGGGCTCGTGATCGACCGCTACGGGGAGTGGCTTGCCGTGCAGGTGCTGACGCTGGGAATGGAGGCTCGATCCGATCTCGTGCGTCAGGCCATCGAGCGCGTGCTTTCGCCGCGCGGAGTCGTGCGGATCGCCGATTCACCGCTGCGCAAGCTGGAAGGCCTTCCCTTGGAGCGCGGACTCTGGTGGGGAGATGTGCCCGAGCACGCCGAGATCTCCCTTGGCGGATTCCGGGTCGAAGTCGACCTTCTGCACGGGCAGAAGACCGGTCTGTTCCTCGATCAGCGGGAGAACCGGCGGCTCGCCGAATCCCATGCCGCGGGAAGGCGAGTTCTCGACCTCTTCTGCTACCAGGGCGAATGGGCGCTCCATGCCGCGCGCGGGGGAGCCGAAGAGGTGCTCGCCGTGGACTCCTCGGCGCCTGCGCTGGCAGCCGCGCGCCGGAATGCCGAGCGCAACCAGCTCGCCGACCGCGTCTCCTTTGTCGAGGGAGACGTGTTCGATACGGTGCGGTCGCTCGAGCGGCAAGGCGAGCGTTTTGGCCTCGTGATCCTCGATCCTCCGGCGCTCATCAAGTCGCGTAGTCACATCGCCGCGGGCGCCCGCGCGTACCGCGAGCTGAACCGTGCGGCGATGGCGATGCTCAATGAAGGGGACGTGCTGATCACCTGCTCGTGCAGCCATCAGCTCGAGGATCCGCTGTTCGAGCAGGTGCTCCGTGAGGCCGCCCGCGCCGCACGACGGCCTTTCCGCGTGCTGGATTGGCGTGGCGAAGCGTTAGACCATCCACGGCTGCTGGCGGTCGCCGAGACGCACTACCTCAAGTGCGCGGTCCTCCAGGCCGTGTGA
- a CDS encoding SpoIID/LytB domain-containing protein — protein sequence MRRFLAVLALAAWAVSCAPAPPPAPPPVPRQPPASPPPVPSPSPTPTPEPRGASRTWFTIGLIWDVDTLTLAPVGTARLGGPASGTMDPHERLSLRVTKQGAVARVHGPNGTRQYTIWPADTLTMAAEGESLGRGLVRWDGKTWRGEMRVFVNPRKKLTLATRLPLETYLLGVIPAEIGPLAEDLLEAGRAQTIAARSFSLYYLGRRGVEGFDLFATVEDQVYGSVESERPLATRCVESTAGQVALFRGTPIRANYSSTCGGISTDVWEAWPEPPRPYLVSHRDRDGSTDYCSESRHYRWREEWSAAEFLSTLRNFAPTYGVRLPAGGLGELIDVQVQSRSRSGRVWWLVVLTTRGEVRIPSYSLRQVIRRPGNPAAILRSNLFKVDVRRNPSTRRALAVVASGAGSGHGVGLCQTGALGMAKKGRRGEQILEHYFPGASISRLY from the coding sequence ATGAGACGGTTCCTCGCGGTGCTCGCGCTGGCCGCCTGGGCGGTGTCGTGCGCGCCCGCACCGCCGCCGGCGCCTCCGCCGGTCCCTCGTCAGCCGCCGGCCAGCCCGCCGCCTGTTCCGTCGCCGAGCCCCACGCCGACCCCCGAGCCTCGAGGGGCGTCACGAACGTGGTTCACCATCGGCCTCATCTGGGACGTCGACACGCTCACCCTGGCCCCGGTGGGGACCGCTCGCCTCGGCGGTCCGGCCAGCGGGACGATGGACCCGCACGAGCGGCTTTCGTTGCGGGTGACGAAGCAGGGCGCCGTGGCGCGGGTCCACGGACCGAACGGCACCCGGCAGTACACGATATGGCCGGCGGACACCCTCACCATGGCGGCCGAAGGGGAATCCCTGGGCCGAGGTCTCGTCCGCTGGGACGGCAAGACGTGGCGAGGGGAGATGCGCGTCTTCGTGAACCCGCGCAAGAAGCTGACGCTCGCGACGCGGCTCCCGCTGGAGACGTACCTGCTGGGAGTGATCCCTGCCGAGATCGGTCCTCTGGCGGAGGATCTGCTCGAGGCGGGCCGTGCCCAGACGATCGCGGCTCGCAGCTTCTCTCTCTACTACCTCGGACGGCGCGGCGTGGAGGGATTCGACCTCTTCGCGACGGTCGAGGACCAGGTCTACGGATCGGTCGAGAGCGAGAGGCCGCTCGCGACTCGGTGCGTCGAGAGCACGGCCGGACAAGTGGCCCTCTTCCGGGGGACACCGATCCGGGCGAACTACAGCTCGACGTGTGGCGGCATCTCCACGGATGTCTGGGAGGCCTGGCCCGAGCCGCCCCGGCCCTACCTGGTCAGCCATCGCGACCGCGACGGAAGCACGGATTACTGCTCGGAGTCTCGTCACTATCGCTGGCGCGAGGAGTGGAGCGCCGCCGAGTTCCTGTCGACCCTCAGAAATTTCGCTCCCACGTATGGCGTGCGTCTTCCGGCGGGCGGGCTGGGAGAGCTGATCGATGTCCAGGTGCAGTCCCGCTCGCGCTCGGGGAGGGTGTGGTGGCTGGTGGTGCTCACCACGCGCGGCGAAGTCAGAATCCCCTCCTACAGCCTGCGGCAGGTGATCCGGCGTCCCGGGAACCCCGCCGCCATCCTGCGCTCCAACCTCTTCAAGGTGGACGTGCGCCGAAATCCTTCGACTCGGCGCGCGCTGGCGGTCGTGGCGAGCGGCGCCGGCTCGGGACACGGCGTCGGCTTGTGCCAGACCGGAGCGCTCGGCATGGCGAAGAAGGGACGACGCGGCGAGCAGATCCTGGAGCACTACTTCCCGGGTGCTTCGATCTCGCGCCTCTACTGA
- the speD gene encoding adenosylmethionine decarboxylase, whose product MTGFGPHLMLDGYGCERRKLEDLDLIYRILEELPARIGMTRIMPPYVFKYSGLKPEDWGISGFVLIAESHISIHTFPEKNFVSVDIFSCKAFDADLAETYLKKAFQMTKVETNMLDRGTEFPKEINGAARIVRADRRRVARPAASRHV is encoded by the coding sequence ATGACCGGTTTCGGCCCACACCTGATGTTGGACGGGTACGGGTGTGAACGGCGGAAGCTCGAGGATCTGGACCTGATCTACCGAATCCTGGAAGAGCTTCCCGCACGAATCGGCATGACGAGGATCATGCCGCCTTACGTGTTCAAGTACAGTGGGTTGAAGCCGGAGGACTGGGGGATCTCGGGGTTCGTCCTCATTGCCGAGAGCCACATCAGCATCCACACGTTCCCGGAGAAGAACTTCGTCAGCGTCGACATCTTCTCGTGCAAGGCGTTCGACGCCGACCTCGCGGAGACGTACCTGAAGAAGGCGTTCCAGATGACCAAGGTCGAGACCAACATGCTCGACCGTGGCACCGAGTTCCCGAAGGAGATCAACGGCGCGGCCCGGATCGTACGAGCCGATCGCCGGCGCGTCGCGCGGCCCGCGGCCTCGCGCCACGTCTGA
- the speB gene encoding agmatinase has translation MTSPAWPSGLPENFGGLESDFAALDRARAVILPAPYDFSTSYQGGARLGPRAILAASRNMELWDEEVGAVYRQGIHTLPELEPTAEGPEAMARRVEEAVGWILRQKKLPVMLGGEHSLTAGAVKAVATSVERLSVLQIDAHADMRDRYLDSPFSHACVMRRVRELVPAASVGIRSLSEEEAEYLEAHPAPMWSTREFRALGRRLEPILETLTDQVYVTIDVDGLDPSQVPATGTPEPGGLDWYELVDLLRAVAERKRIVGFDVVELAPLPGQVASDFLAARLVYRLIGLSLGLKRPTGASRTLEARA, from the coding sequence ATGACGTCACCTGCCTGGCCGTCGGGACTCCCCGAGAACTTCGGCGGCCTCGAGAGCGATTTCGCCGCGCTCGATCGTGCCCGCGCCGTGATCCTTCCGGCGCCCTACGACTTCTCCACCTCGTATCAGGGTGGAGCACGGCTGGGCCCGCGAGCGATCCTGGCCGCCTCGCGCAACATGGAGCTGTGGGACGAGGAAGTCGGCGCCGTCTACCGCCAGGGCATCCACACACTGCCCGAGCTCGAGCCGACCGCCGAGGGACCCGAGGCGATGGCGCGTCGTGTCGAGGAAGCAGTGGGGTGGATCCTTCGCCAGAAGAAGCTGCCGGTGATGCTCGGCGGAGAGCACAGCCTGACCGCAGGAGCGGTGAAGGCGGTGGCCACGAGCGTCGAGCGTCTGTCGGTGCTCCAGATCGATGCTCATGCCGACATGCGGGACCGCTACCTCGATTCGCCCTTCAGCCATGCCTGCGTGATGCGCCGAGTGCGAGAGCTGGTCCCGGCGGCATCGGTCGGGATTCGCTCGCTGTCCGAGGAGGAAGCCGAGTACCTCGAAGCTCACCCGGCGCCGATGTGGAGCACGCGCGAGTTCCGGGCGCTCGGGCGACGCCTGGAGCCGATCCTCGAGACGCTGACGGACCAGGTGTACGTCACGATCGATGTCGACGGTCTGGATCCATCCCAGGTCCCGGCGACCGGCACGCCCGAGCCGGGTGGCCTCGATTGGTACGAGCTCGTGGATCTGCTGCGCGCGGTCGCCGAACGCAAGCGCATCGTGGGTTTCGACGTTGTCGAGCTGGCGCCTTTGCCGGGCCAGGTGGCGTCGGATTTCCTGGCCGCGCGGCTGGTCTATCGCCTGATCGGTCTCAGCCTCGGACTGAAGCGTCCCACCGGCGCTTCGAGAACGCTCGAAGCCCGCGCTTGA
- the deoC gene encoding deoxyribose-phosphate aldolase: MNSDVHPAAEIAGRIDHTMLDPLAVAEDVDRLCDEGVAWGFAAVCVNPVWVARCARRLRGSAVRVCSVAGFPLGAHLTEVKALEVRRAVEQGASEVDVVMLLSALQAGNLDQAREDLEEVVRAAFPASVKAILETGRLDPGRMVEAARTAMAAGATFVKTSTGFGPGATVDGVRLLRETVGPKFGVKASGGIRTLEQALAMLTAGATRLGTSAGVMILKEARIA; this comes from the coding sequence GTGAACTCGGACGTCCATCCAGCGGCCGAGATCGCGGGTCGCATCGATCACACGATGCTCGATCCTCTTGCGGTCGCCGAAGACGTCGATCGACTCTGTGATGAAGGCGTGGCCTGGGGATTTGCCGCGGTTTGTGTGAACCCCGTGTGGGTCGCACGCTGCGCCAGGCGCCTTCGCGGCTCCGCGGTTCGTGTCTGCTCGGTCGCAGGTTTCCCGCTCGGCGCGCATCTCACGGAGGTCAAAGCGCTCGAAGTCCGTCGCGCGGTGGAGCAGGGGGCGAGCGAAGTGGACGTCGTCATGCTCCTCTCCGCACTCCAGGCAGGAAACCTCGACCAGGCTCGCGAGGACCTCGAGGAGGTCGTGCGCGCGGCATTCCCGGCATCGGTCAAAGCCATTCTCGAGACCGGAAGGCTGGATCCTGGCCGGATGGTCGAAGCCGCTCGGACGGCCATGGCGGCCGGGGCGACTTTCGTGAAGACCTCGACAGGATTCGGCCCAGGAGCGACGGTCGATGGCGTGCGATTGCTACGCGAGACCGTGGGCCCGAAGTTCGGCGTCAAAGCCTCGGGCGGCATACGAACCCTGGAACAGGCTTTGGCCATGCTCACAGCCGGCGCCACGCGACTCGGCACGTCGGCGGGAGTCATGATCCTGAAAGAGGCGAGGATTGCCTGA
- a CDS encoding DUF4126 domain-containing protein — MSQWLAIGAGVALSAACGLRAFLPLLVLGLASRNGLVGLSPNVAWLTSDAALIALGVATVLELAADKIPVLDHGLDAIGLVLRPAAAWLATYALLIHWPTPWGQIVALALALIALAIQGAKAKVRLGSTALTLGTANPLVSIVEDVIALGMAAAALVVPLLALAAAVLLAIVLGRRKRVQAT, encoded by the coding sequence ATGAGTCAATGGCTGGCGATTGGCGCCGGCGTGGCATTGTCGGCGGCTTGTGGTCTGCGCGCGTTCCTGCCGCTCCTGGTGCTCGGTCTGGCGTCGCGCAACGGACTCGTGGGTCTCTCTCCGAATGTCGCCTGGCTCACCAGCGATGCGGCGCTGATCGCGCTCGGCGTCGCCACGGTCCTCGAGCTGGCAGCCGACAAGATCCCGGTGCTCGATCACGGGCTCGACGCCATCGGGCTGGTGCTGCGGCCGGCGGCGGCGTGGCTCGCGACCTACGCCTTGCTCATCCACTGGCCTACCCCCTGGGGCCAGATCGTCGCGCTCGCGCTGGCGTTGATCGCGCTCGCGATCCAGGGCGCCAAGGCCAAGGTGCGCCTGGGGTCCACCGCGCTCACGCTGGGCACGGCGAACCCGCTGGTGTCGATCGTCGAGGATGTGATCGCCCTCGGCATGGCCGCGGCGGCACTGGTGGTCCCACTGCTGGCGCTCGCGGCGGCGGTGCTGCTCGCGATCGTCCTCGGCCGCAGGAAGCGCGTTCAGGCGACCTGA
- a CDS encoding DUF1844 domain-containing protein: protein MSTSTSREAALFLQLVLGLQQTGMVALGKLMNPITRSLDKNLDAARDTIDTLAAIEARTRGQLEPDEQRVLQQAITDLRLNYVDELKKAGRSE, encoded by the coding sequence ATGAGCACATCGACGTCTCGCGAAGCCGCTCTGTTCCTCCAGCTGGTGCTGGGTCTTCAGCAGACCGGCATGGTGGCGCTCGGCAAGCTGATGAACCCGATCACTCGTTCGCTCGACAAGAACCTGGATGCCGCACGAGACACGATCGACACCCTAGCGGCGATCGAGGCGCGGACTCGAGGGCAGCTCGAGCCGGACGAGCAGCGCGTGCTCCAGCAGGCGATCACCGACCTGCGTCTCAATTACGTGGACGAGCTGAAGAAGGCGGGAAGGTCGGAGTAG